The Anolis carolinensis isolate JA03-04 chromosome 2, rAnoCar3.1.pri, whole genome shotgun sequence genome contains the following window.
gagcggtacctattgatctactcacatttgcatgtttttgaactgctaggttggcagaatctatACCAGAGAACCTAGCAAATATTTCAATAGTTTGCTATTGTCCAGTGTCCACAGTAAGCTCAGATACATATTCTGCATGGATAGGGGAGTCATACTGCAAGGCATCCAAACGCCACAGCATTGGGAATGTAGGAGAATATGTACACTTCAGTTCAGCCTCTTTTATTTGGGGTTTGGGATGAAAGAGGTAGGAAGAAACATCATTATAGAACAGTTGTGTAAAATCTCATTTATTCACATATTTCCAGGATAAAGAGGAATGTGCCTTCATGGAGGGGATCCAGTTAGTCCTGGCTTCTTAAACCCCTGACCAGCAACTGCATACCCAGCTTGAGATCCTCATACATTTtggctgttgtatgttttgaggtcatttctgacttctagCAACCCTATCACAAGATTTTCTGGGgatgagaatgtgacttgcctatggtcactcagggcccttccagacaggccctatatcccaggatctgatcctgggatatatgagtggattatatgagtccgtattgccagataatctgggaaaaattgaaaatctgggatcagatcctgggatatagggcctgtctggaagggtcctcaggtggtttccatggctgaatggggaattTAACTGTGGTCTCTGGAGTCATAATCAAACCATTGATCGCTACACCACACTGGATCTCCCATACACTTTTAGCAAAACATAAATGTATGCCAGCATCCTTCTGATGGATTCTACAGTTCCTCAGCCAGTTGCACAGTGGGCACCACAGGCTAAAGCACATCCCTTGTGAAATAGCCAACCCGTTCCGTATCCACCAAGTCAAAAGCAAGGGAGGTAGCTATGTGTGTGTCTGCACAATAATCAGCTGCACTTACACAAACCAAGTGCAACTACTTGCACAATGATTCTTCTCTTAATATGCTGTTCCAGTATGATTCAGGCAGATTGCAACATTTAACATAATTTAAGATAAAGAAAATGCTATATCTTAGCCTTCCCACCATTGGGCACATTTTCCCTCCTTGCATAGGTTGAGTGAGAACACAGAAAAGTCGAACTTTGACTTCCAGAATCCTCCCTGCAGATTGTAAGTCACAGAAACATAGtcagaagagacctcaagggctatctaatccaaccccatcctgtcatgcaggaacacacaatcaaaccgctcccaacagatagccatccagcatctgccaCTCCCACTCCCAGGAAGCATACTCCACCTTTGAACATCTCTTACTCTTAGGAAGCctctcctaatgtttaggtaaaatttcttttcctgcagcttgaattGATTGCTCCATTGGGAAAGGGGCCTTGTATCAGCAAAGCTGTGTGCATTTCCCACACTGTAAGGTCCGAGCTGTGTGTTTaatcccccccccattttattttattctggaTCACAATATGGCATGTTTCTTTCCCCTGCATGAGTTCTCTGGTGGATGGTGAGGTTCGAGGCCCGGCTGAAGCGTTTCCCACACTGGAGACAAGGGTAGGGCTTCTCCCGCGTGTGGCCTCTCTGGTGAATGGTGAGGGTTGTGCTACgcgtgaagctcttcccacagtcAGCGCACCGGTAGGGCTTTTCCCCAGTGTGGGTTCTTTGGTGCGCAATCAGATTGGAATAATCACTGAATCCTTTTGCGCAGTAAGCGCAACTgtagggcttctctcctgtgtggagccgGTGGTGTGTGATCAAGACCCCAAACTGACGGAAGATCTTCCCACATTCAGGACAGGGGTAACATTTGTCTTTCCGTTTCCGAGCAGCTGCTTCTCCATAGTTTCTTCTGGTACAAGCAGACTGACCACTTATCTTTGCCACACTATTTCCACGGAGGCCATCTCCATCAGTCTGCTGGTTACTCTGGGATACATTGCCTTCTGATCTTTGCAATCTTATGGCCGTCCGCTCCACCATCTCAGGACCACTTTGGCGAGGATCTTCTTCTTTAATTCCATGTAACAGTGTAATGTGttctggaattttttaaaaaaaagaatggaaagaaaggtGAGGAAATAGCAAGAGACAGAAATGGTTACCTCGTATAGGAAAGGATGTTATTAATTGTTTATTCCATTTTATGTATCTTGCTGTATTGCACTTATTGTATATCTATATTGCAAGTTACCCCGAGTCCCCAGGgtagagggggcaggatataaataaacattactattattatcattattattaatcattattattacgtTTACAAAGGGTcaagatcagggcttcttaaacttttctattTGGGAACCTTgttggtccaagaaatgtttacatgactttgggtatataggtatataaaataggcattaaGGTCTAACATTTATGAATAACAAACCAGCACTTGAAAGGCATTCCAAGCAAACTGATTTTCTGGTTTgatgtaagttttccgggctgtatgaccatgttccagaagcattctcttctgacgtttcacccacatcaaaactgattttcatttttatgaggtgcatctgaagcattttctgcagagtcctctGTAAAACTGCATGTAGTTGCCAACGGAATCATGTACATGTCTAAAACAGCTACTAGGTTGcattcagaaaacatttactgttgccaaaGTTTTGGGGAATCCCAACATGGAGCCCAGGGGACCCAATGTAGGGatgggactcacagtttaagaagcagtggtctagacTAGCGCAGTGATTAaaaaactctggtcctccaggtgttctgcAAATTTTTAGCAAATGGCCAAAACAATTGTTTGACCGCTCTGGgtctccctgggggagaagagcggtatgtaaattaaacaaacaaacaaacaaattgttGTGTCTTTGCACTACATAAATGTCATTATGCAAGCAGTTTCACTTTCTTCAAGGTTGCACAAGAGGAGATATCTTGTTCAGACTTACATAAGTCCCAGTGTAAGCCAATGTATCAGTAGTGGCACTATCTAGGacaatgtttcccaaactttgtttTATCAGGTGTTTcacacttcagttcccagaatctttAGCCAAGGCAGCTAAggcctctgggagttgaagtccaaaacacctggaggactagagtCTGAGAACTACTGGTTAAGGAGGTTCAATGGGGGTGGTCCTTCATGGAAAGCTGGATCAACTGTTGAGCAATGGGAAAATGGACATGGAACTTTTGGTTCTGTCTGTTtgatgtagaacagtggttctcaacctgtgggtccccaggtgttttggcctacaactcccagaaatcccagccagtttaccagctgttaggatttctgagagttgaaggccaaaacatctggggatccacaggttgagaaccactgacgtagAGTCTTGGTCTATAATAAACAACTTATGTGTCTTTTCTGACAGCCATCATGTctgactgcacagagaagccattgaaacctgtatttctgttgatattgttatgattatttctgcagatattttatgaatattttaatgAGTATTTTAGAATACTTTTaagaatattttaatgtatattttatgaatatttccgtagatattttcatgaatatttcTTGAAGATGCCtagtttttatatgtttatatgttttaaatacattttgctgttgtattttatgttgtattttgGCCTTGGTCCCTATGTGAGCCTCccagagtccctccggggagatagggtgggatataagaataaagttattattaatattattttctgaCTTTGGTGCCCTACATAATAAAGACACAGAGAAGGAATCTCTGGGTGGAGGGAGCTACAATTTCCATTATCTTCCCAGCCAGCATAATGAGGCCTGACATGCTGTCCCCACAGCTGTGGGACAAGTGGGTCGGGGAGGGTCCTACCGGCAGAGATGCcagtttcctcctcttcttccttgatCTTCTTAGGGAGGGCAGCTGTAATGTGTGGCAATCCCAACCACGGCTCTTCTGAATGTCCCTTGAAGGGTGTCAGTTCCTGAAACATCAAAAGCTTTCAGTCGGCATCAATTGTTCACaggaaaatacaaaacaaaatctcTCTCTTCTTTGCATAGGAAAACATATCCTACCACGAAGAGTGCAATGTTACAAAACTAACATGGAGATTAAAGGATGAATGTTCACTAGGCTTTCCGTTCATAGGAAAAACAGAAGTTCATCACTATGGTGGAGAATGGCCACAGTCTTTGACTTCATCATACAGAAGTTGGCTACCCCTtactcaaaatgcttgggacacaacattcattgatgtttcatatacaactTATACACACAGtaagaagataattttatataatatttttattatatcattttgtgcatggaacaaaatTTATGTATATGGAGCCACCAGAGAGCTAGGTGTCAATATACCAACCACAGATgtggatattttgggattttggagtactttgaattttggataaggaatgctcaagagCCAGGGTATAGAAATATTCTTTTTTCCTGAACCAGAAATCCCAGAATCCAACTATCAGAACAGATCCTAGCCATGCTATCTAGGACACTCTGGGAGCTGGTCTAATAAAGTGGTTTTTCCAAGCATTTCTCAATAACTGTCAGACAAAACAATCTACACCGACATCAGAAAGTGTTCAATGCTGCTACAACCtacctctttgattattttttcaTCAGTCAGAAGTTTTTCAGAAGCATTTTTCTGTAGTCATAAAAATAAAGGAACATAATATTgacaagaaaaagagaaaactgCATTTGTTTTAGTGCACACAAATCCCACAatgtgggtgagctcctgtctgtcagctccagcttcccatgcggggacatgagagaagcctcccacaggatggtaaaacatccgggtgtcccctgggcaacgttcttgcagatggccaattctctcacaccagaagcaacttacagtttctcaagtcactcctgacacgaaaaaaagccaatgcatCTTGACCTGCATTAAACGCCTATGCTCCTATCAAGCAAGATCACACATTCATTCGGTTTCACCCCTTATTTCACCCCTTACTATCATTTCTCATTATGTGCAACACCTACTCTATTAATATAAAATAGTTAATACAATGTTGCCTGTAACAAAATATTACAGGAAAAGAGTGTTCCTGCAATCCCAATAGGGCCAATTTTGTTTCCTAAGGATGTATTGGAGGTTGCAACATTTAAGAAGCATTTCCTACTTTCAAATGGGTTTTCCCTATGTGTTGCCAAATGTGGTCCCATCAAATGCCAAATGTGACACTAGttgaaagaaagcaaaaagatTCTTTAACTCCAACCCATCCCCAACTTCAATTTTAACATTCTTGGCTGTGTCATGGGAACTAAACTAAATGACTTTGGCATGTCATATTTAGTCCAAGGGATTTATGTTTCACTGCCTCAATACAGTATTCCTGCGACTCAGCCAAAATTTCCTCCAGTACATTCCACTGCATTTTCTCTATCCCAAAAAATCACCAAGCATTCCACTGCCACTAAGGAGATGTTGTGTACATTGGGCTATTTGGTGTCCCAAAGACttgactttttcttttctattaatTTGAGTTCCCCCAAGCTTGACAGTATCTTGCCTCATAACAGGAATGGAAACATTTCGTATACATAAAACTTCATGTTACGCACTGTAAACAGTGAATTAAGAACTACCGGTGCTCGCTGAAAAATCAGGTACCTGGATCTCTTTTGCAGATGTTTCTTCTCTGTCTTCTTGGGGATGACTGGTCACTTTAGACTGAAATGAGGATTCTATCCTGTAACCTGGAGGTTAAGAAGGGGTCATTATAAGAAAGACATGATTTAGTTGATAAGGAATGTGTGCATAGAGAAAGTAGTAGATAGAATGACACATGCCTTATGTCAAACTCCTATCCCAGTTCAAACAGACCACTGCAGTCCTAGCAGAGTattatggtttgagcattggactatgactccagagaccagagttcaaatccatgtttggccatggaaatgcACTGACTGACATTTGGCAAATCATTCACTTTCAGCTTCAGAAgatggcaaaggcaaactccttcTGAAGAAAACCACCAAACAAGTTTGTCTTGTGACTATCAAAAAATGGAAGCTGACATATGCCAACACTTGTGCAAACCCTATTAATTCCACTGAATCTACTCTACTCAAAATTACAAATAAGACTTTAAAAGGCTATTCTGTTCTGCAATGTAGGCTTGCTCCTTATGTAGTCATGCAGGTTGGCCTGCATGAGATTTCTAATATACAAGGGTCATAAATCCATCtgatacctatttatttattattatttatttattcacatttatatccttaccctgaaggggactcagagcagcttacaagttatatgtacatacaatatattatattattagcatagcacaatataaacatcatatattactatCTTGCACTATACCAACATACTGCaatattatcagtagtattacatgtgatatatataattattatattgtttaatcattagtattatatatagatatagatatacctaTCCAAAGGCATGGAGAAGACCTCGTAGCTGAGAGCCAATGTTTTGCATACAGATAGTTTCATGTTTAATGCTCTGTTTGTCCAGGACAGGAGTTGTCTGAAAGCTTAGAGAGCAACTGCCAAAATACCTTGAACCTGATTGGAATAATCCTCCTTCCCCAGAAAGAACCCCCAGGTtactttgctacatttatataaaGAAGAAGCGCAAAAGAGATCAAAAGGAATACTGGGGCATGGTGATCTTGTCATTGCTTCACAGAATGTCACATACCTGTATCGCCATTCATTTCCAACTGGAGTTGTTctggggaggaaaagaaaaaggtcagGGAAACAAGAGGACAGATTATAGAGGATATGAAGGCAGGGGCCAAGTGATCAACCCCAACTCAAACTGTCTCAATTCAAAGCTGGTCAGATTTTGCTATCCATTTTGGGTGTTTCAAAAGTTCTCCAGGGTGTTTTCAAGATGGGTGGATTTTTTTGCTTGGGGGAAAATGTGCGTAATGGGGACTCTGTGGGCTGGTCCTAGAAGCCACATTTTCCCAACCCTTGTCCTAGTTATTACACTATAACTacatttggaaaagaaataatctgttcctggtttgaaagtgttatttctgtttaattgtgcaggacttactttgaaagtagttgttatactctagaaacttcatttttgggaTTGTCACaatctatgttgaattggttgagactcggtgagatagtcattgaaaaactagagcaaaatgtgctgcaggatgtccctcaaaaacaacatttttgcagtttaataaactttgggttgctgtgagttttccaagttgtatggccatgttccagaagcattctcttctgacgtttcacccacatctatggcaagcatcctcagagattttgaggtctgttggaaactaggcgggtggggttttatatatctgtggaataatgtccagggtgggagaaagaacttttgtctgtctgaggcaagtgtaaatgttgcaactggccaccttgattagcattgaatggtctttcagcttcaaagcctggctgctttctgcctagggaaattcttttgttgggaggtataacctggccctgattgcttcatgcctggaattcccctggaaTTCGACAAAACATTAATAAACTTTCAacatttttttatgatagaactaattaggaaatgacatttataacccaggaacaaacattgagttacatagtgttatcattaTTAAAGCTACTATTTATGAAGCAATACAATTCTAGTGGACCAAGGAACAAGGCCACTGAGATATACAATAATGCGGTTGATATCTGATAGAGCTTTTAGTTGTGTTTTCTACAATTTAAAAGGCTATCTTCTTGGAGAACCATAACCAGAAAATAGACAAGGGTTTGGTTCAACATAAAAATCCCCTCTCCCACCTCAGCATATGGTTGTGGTGTGCATAAAAACACATCACAGTGCTCTATTATGGCAATAGCGTCCTTACCTTTAAattgcagcaatgtttcctgtagGAGGGCTCGCTTCCAGGAGAACCTGTGGAGCCTCTGTTTGAGCTCTGCTACAGCGGAGTCTACCTTTAACACTCCATCCTCCATgctggggaaggaaaggaaacagTGGGTCCCGAAGTGTATCATCCTATGCATTTTACAGACCCAGGAGAAGAAGGACGAgctcaaaatgtacctgttctcgGTGCTTTCAACACCCTGCAAGGAGAGTAGAAGCAAAAAAGGAGAGAGATATACTGTAGTGGGTGCATGCCAAAAGAGGAAGCAAGACCACAAAGCCACAAATCTCTGATGTTGGTTAAACACAGTGACTGAGCATGTTCAGTCTTTTGTCACAATCTATTTCTGTGATCAGTTCTAGGCTGCTCCTATAGGATTACCCATCAGCATCAACAAAAGCATTAGCAAAATAGATCTACTGAGAACAGGCGAGGTTTTCAGTCCCTTAAGTCCATTATATTACatagcaaaatttgaaaaaaaaatctgttattcTTGTTTAACTATGCagaacttattttgaaagtaattgttatacccCAGAAACTATGTCTTTGTGACTGCcgcaaactatgttaaattggttgagactctatgagatagtcattgaaaaattatagcaaaatgtgatgcagaatgtcccgcaaaaacaaatcttttgctgtttctgtgtttttattacagaaccaattaggaaattacatttataacccaggaacaaaaatcgtgttacatagtgttattattgaGCTACTTGACCTACCTGCAAAGACTGTGTCAGTGATGTGTCTCTTTCTTGCTTGCCCAGAAGTTCCTGTAGCAGTGAATCTTCACTGGCCACTTTGGAGTCTTGCTCGTAGCCGCCATGGACAACGTCTCTCTTGAGCTCTTCCAAATGATTCAGCCAGTGCTTTTCCCACTCTTCCAAGAACCCTCGCAGTTCCTTCCATTCCCAGATAACATGCTGCTCTTCCATCTCCATCTGTTTCTGCAGCCACAGAATTAAGAAAGAGAAACCTGAAAAATCCCCAAACCTGCATTTTGCCCTCCCAATCCCCAGTTAAGCAGAAATCCAGCAGATGAAACTTTGTCCAACAAAGACCTAATGTGCAGAGGAACTTCACCTACTAAATCTCCattcagaatcatagagttggaagagacctcctgagccatctagtccaaaccccggccatgcaggaaaaacacaatcaaagcacccatgacagatggccatccagcctctgtttaaaagtttccaaggaaggagcttctaccacactctgaggcagagagtttcactgctgaacagctcgtatggtcaggaagttcttcctaatgttcaggtggaatatcctttcctgtaatttgaacccattgctcctagtcctagtttcaagggcagcaggaaGCAAGTCCAcgccctcttccttatgacactttttcacatatttatacatggctatcatgtctcctctaaacATTCGAACATGGGAAATCACTGGCGGACCTTCAGCTAATCACAGGGtgatctacactagaattaatgcagtttgatacctctttaactgccatggctcaatgctatgggatcctggaggtTCTAagttgacaaggtctttagcattctatGCCAATGAGTGCTGGTTCCCCACCAAagcacaaatcccaggactccatagcactgagccatggcaattaaacttgtgttaaactgcattggttttacagtgtagatgcacccatagtctcATAAGTTAGTCTACTCCATAAGGTTGATGTAAGGATAATGGTAAGAGGTTGTTGGAAACATTATAATAATACTTACCAGCAGTTCCTCTCTTTGCTTCCCTTTACTAATTtgggtttctctctcttttcccaaaAGAGCCTGATTTTCCAGAAATTCTCCCTGAAAGAAAGACATGGCTATTTTTGTAAACAGTAGCAAAGAAGGCTGGCAGACTTTGTTACCAAGccttgctttgagtccccttcaggggtgagagaaagcaggatataaatatagtaaataagtaAGTTGCTGCTGTGCATTTGGTAGCTGATCATGTTCATTTTGGCCTCCAAAAAACCTCACCTACTGATTTCTATCGTTCAAGCTGTTGACAAAAGCACAAGAGCCAGTCAGCttgccctgcaatttttctggtCAGATGGTGATCCCATCACCTGGAAGAAATTTCACATCTCTTCCATTTCAGTGATCCCTAGAGAGAAGTTAATTACATGCCCCAAGATGCCATTAGAAGTGGAAATGCATTAAGTGAAGCAATATAAATGCATACCAGTGCATTTAACAATGGAGGCCCTGGGTGCATCTGTGAAGTatattgaatgcagtttgatgc
Protein-coding sequences here:
- the LOC100552381 gene encoding zinc finger protein 614 isoform X1, yielding MEEAEAGLLRESLRCPLCRDLFRDPVLLSGCGHSLCRACVAQCWAPFARRLRCPHCREPLPLQGLLQPNPLLGSLAQRLRGMRAGGPAPTMAPKSAAAAATGVFGGKSGEFLENQALLGKERETQISKGKQREELLKQMEMEEQHVIWEWKELRGFLEEWEKHWLNHLEELKRDVVHGGYEQDSKVASEDSLLQELLGKQERDTSLTQSLQGVESTENSMEDGVLKVDSAVAELKQRLHRFSWKRALLQETLLQFKEQLQLEMNGDTAPGYRIESSFQSKVTSHPQEDREETSAKEIQKNASEKLLTDEKIIKEELTPFKGHSEEPWLGLPHITAALPKKIKEEEEETGISAEHITLLHGIKEEDPRQSGPEMVERTAIRLQRSEGNVSQSNQQTDGDGLRGNSVAKISGQSACTRRNYGEAAARKRKDKCYPCPECGKIFRQFGVLITHHRLHTGEKPYSCAYCAKGFSDYSNLIAHQRTHTGEKPYRCADCGKSFTRSTTLTIHQRGHTREKPYPCLQCGKRFSRASNLTIHQRTHAGERNMPYCDPE
- the LOC100552381 gene encoding zinc finger protein 567 isoform X2, whose protein sequence is MEEAEAGLLRESLRCPLCRDLFRDPVLLSGCGHSLCRACVAQCWAPFARRLRCPHCREPLPLQGLLQPNPLLGSLAQRLRGMRAGGPAPTMAPKSAAAAATGVFGGKSGEFLENQALLGKERETQISKGKQREELLKQMEMEEQHVIWEWKELRGFLEEWEKHWLNHLEELKRDVVHGGYEQDSKVASEDSLLQELLGKQERDTSLTQSLQGVESTENSMEDGVLKVDSAVAELKQRLHRFSWKRALLQETLLQFKEQLQLEMNGDTGYRIESSFQSKVTSHPQEDREETSAKEIQKNASEKLLTDEKIIKEELTPFKGHSEEPWLGLPHITAALPKKIKEEEEETGISAEHITLLHGIKEEDPRQSGPEMVERTAIRLQRSEGNVSQSNQQTDGDGLRGNSVAKISGQSACTRRNYGEAAARKRKDKCYPCPECGKIFRQFGVLITHHRLHTGEKPYSCAYCAKGFSDYSNLIAHQRTHTGEKPYRCADCGKSFTRSTTLTIHQRGHTREKPYPCLQCGKRFSRASNLTIHQRTHAGERNMPYCDPE